From the genome of Anaerobacillus sp. CMMVII:
TCAAGCAGTTAGTATTGTCGGCTCATTAATTATCGGTCAAGCTGCGGTGGAAGCGGGGTTAGTCTCACCAATTATGGTCATTGTTGTGGCAACAACCGGAATAGCCTCATTTGCCATTCCAAATTATTTTGCTTCTGTTTCAGTTCGTTTAGTTCGTTTTCCAATATTACTTGCATCGGGTTTACTTGGTTTATTAGGTTTTGCAACTGTTTTTGTTGTTGTTCTGATCCATGCTCTATCTTTGCGTTCTTTTGGGGAACCGTACTTAGCGCCAATCTTTCCATTTAATGCCTCAGATCAAAAAGATACGCTATTTAGAAGTCCACTTTGGACAATGGGTAAAAGACCGAAGGATGTAAAAGAGAATAATGAAAGACAGGATAAAAATCAGAAGCCATCTCCAAATGGCGATGGCTAATCGAGAGTTGCATCATCAAAGGGTGAAATTGATGGAGAAAATTAACTTAGTGAGAGTCCTTATGTTATTGCTATTGCTATCAGGCTGCTTAGGGAAAGAAGAAATAAACGATCTTGCCCTTGTGATGGCGGTAGGGATAGATAAAGGGGAAAATGGTGATATTTGGATTACCACTCAGGTGGCTAGACCTGCTGATGTAAGAGGAACTACTGGATCTGCAGGTGGGGAACCGATCTGGACAGCTACTGGAGAAGGGAAAACGATTTTTGAAGCAATTCGAAATTTGGCTAAGTTCTCCTCGAGAAGGATTTATTGGGGGCATAATATGATCATTGTTGTGAGTGAAGAAGTTGCAAGGGAAGGTATTGTGGATATTATTGACTTTTTTACAAGAAACAATGAGTTACGGATGAGAACGTGGATTGTAGTTACAGAAAAAAAGGCCAATGAAATCGTGGCAGCAAAAACTGGAATTGAAGTGGTTCCCGGAAATGCCATTGATCGCCTTTTTCGTTTTAGCCCAATAGTTGCGGAAGCACCAAGAAGCAATGTCATGGCGTTATCGGCTGGTTATGTTGGTGAACATGTTCATCCTTATTTGGCACTAGTACATCTAATCTCAAGGGGAGTGGATGAAGCAAACCCTCAGGAGTTTGGGAGTATTCCACAAGTAGAGTTGTCGGGAACAGCTATTTTTCGAAAAGATAAGATGGTAGGTAAGTTAAATTCGCGGGAAAGTCGTGGATTTTTGTGGTTTACTGAAACCGTTGACGATGCAATTATTCCTCTCACCTGTCCAGATGAGGAAGGTTGGGTAAGTGTTGAATTACGCGATAATTCATTTAAGCTGACTCCCATTTATAAGGAGGGGAAAGTAAGCTTTGAAGCAACGATAAAGTCGGTGGCACATTTAGTAGAACTAGGTTGTCCGACACCGCTAGAGCATAGTGAAGTTACGGAGAAGCTGGCGGTTCAAGCAGAAAAATATCTTAAGGAAGACATCGAGATGATGCTAGATAAAGTTCAAAAAGAATATAAGGTAGATGCGCTTAGACTCGGAAGAATGTTTCAAGCGAAATACCCTCAGCATTGGGATAAGATAAAAGAGGACTGGGAGGTAATGTTTCCAGATGTCGTAGTGAGCGTTTCTGTAAGCGTAGACATTAACAACCCACAGCTTTTAGAAAATCCAACAAGGCCTAGTAAGGATTGATCAAAAGTGAAAACACAAATTTCAAATGCGATGTTACTAGCGATTATTATTAATCTTGTATATGCAAAAGCCATTGGTGTAACGCAAGGAATTTTAGCAAGGCAATCAGGCAGTGATATGTGGTTAGTAACCATTTTCTCAACCATATTTGGTTTAATAATGATGTGGTTAACGGTGGTGATAGTTAAAAGGACTCCAGAAAAAAATATTTTAGAGCAAACAAAACTACTCATTGGCAAGTGGGGAGAGAAACTCCTTGCCTTTGTCTTATTTATCTTTTTCTTGGAGCATATGGTGGGGTTATGATTACCGTTGTTTACCATTTAATGGACTACTTTTTACCTGATATGCCAGCCTTTTTATTTGTAGTTATTACCACTTTTGTCGGGCTTTACGGTTTATTTAAGGGAGTTGAAGTAATTTCAAGGCTGGCGATTTTAGGTGTGTTTGCTATTATCGTCTTAAATGTTCTTCTTCTGTTAGGCTCTTTAGAGGATTTTCAAACATATCAATTTTACCGGTATTAAGAAATGGTTTTTTGAACGCAGTCCAAGTAACGAAACATCATAACGCTGACTGGGCGATGGCAACACTGATGGTCGCTATCATTTTGCCTATGGTAAAACAGCAGGAAAAGTGGCTCAAATATTCAACAAAAGCAATTCTCTTCGGTGGTTTATTCATTGTAATGTGGCCAATCTTAGAGGTTGGTGTTCTTTCCCCTGAAGTTGCCGGTCAATATATGGTAGCATGTATGCAAATGGCCAGGAGCGCAGAGATTGGACTGTTTGTTCACCGCTATGAATTGATTATGATTATTTTCTTTTCACTTTCAGCGTTGGTTCAAGTAATGATGTGCTTACTTTGTGCTTCCATCTCCGCTAAACATATGACTGGAGTTCAAAATTTAAACAAGTTATTTATTCCTGTTGCAATTATTTTAGGCTTGTTTGGCTATTGGGTTGTTGCGGATCATATTCGTGCCATGGATTTATTAACCTATTATTGGCCAAAGATTGCGATACCGATAACCTTTGGAGTCCCAATTGGTGTATTTCTATTAGGGACCATCTTAAAAAAGAAATTATCTACTACAGGTGGGGTAAGTGGATAGCGGTCGTATATTTTGTTGTTTTATGGGTGCCTTAGAGAAATAATGAGCCGTTTAGACAAAATTTCTTGTCTTAACGGCTCATTTCTCAAAAGCCCTACTCAAAGAGTCAACCATTCGTTGGACTCCCCAAAAAAAACAAAAGAAATACTCTATAAATAATGTATCCTGAGTATTTCGTATTAAATTTGGCAAGAGCTAAAGAGATTTAGCAATCATAATTTTAGACTTCCAATTTTAATACGTTTGACTTAATAAAACGTTTAGTTGAAGACACACATCTAAAAGCTAAATCCAGCAATGTTATCCCATTTGTTCGCCACCTTCTTCGCAAGCATGTAATAGAACAGGTAGTACAAAGTGTGAAACTAAAGGTGAAATCGTGTTTGTTTTTTGATCATGAACCATCAAAACTAGATTTATTAATTCGCAATCAAAACACACCGGTACATATCCATTATGCTTTAATTATTTTCACTTGCTATGGTAGGTAAATAAATTCTTTCTCCTAATTAAATAGATACTTAATAATAAAAGCGGAAATAAAAACCCAAAAGTTAAAGTGTATGGAGGAAAAATTTTTTTAAAAAAATCATTAAAATAAACAACGTTCGGAGTAATAAACTGAGTTAGTATTAACAGTAAGTAGCTTAAACCGAAAATCATCGGACGACTATTCTTATAATTAAATACTTGAGATAACCCCAAATTTACTGCATATAACAAGATTGTTGTTTTAAAGAATATAGTTATAAACCAAGTTCCTGAAATTAGAACTTCAAGCCGTTCAACAATATCACCGATACTAATTTTTTGCGCCATAAAGTATGGTGGATAATATTTTATTTCTGACAATATAACGCCAAGTGTAAGAATTGAGTAAAGAATAATTACTATTAGAATAACTCCTCCTAAAAATACTCCTAGAATAAAGATGTTTTTCGCCTTTTTATTGTCTTCTACAAATGGGAAAATCATTAAGATAACAATTAATTGGAGGTACGGGATCCCTATATTAGAAATTGTCCCTCTCATAATTGGATTAAATCCGTTTTCATAAATTGGTTTAATATTATCAATGTCCAACTCAGGGAATAGAAAAAGAAATTGTAATGCTAATAATACTAATAAAGTTGGTAAAATAACTTCTCCTGATCTTCCTAACGTTTCAATTCCTAAGTAAGCACCTGTTACAATTATGGTTAAAAAGAGAAGGTGGATCGCAAGGCTTGGTGTTTCAGGCATGATAATCGTCGTCATGAAATCGCCAAATTGCCTAATCATTAGCGAAGCGATTATGAGGAAAAAAAAGATTAGAAAAAGTGAAAAAATCTTTCCGACAATCTTCCCGAGAATAATTTCACTAAATTGGACAATCGTTTTATTAGGGAACTTACTAGCCAAGTAACAATAAAATAGGACTAAGCAAAGACCGAATCCTAATGAAATTGTACTTGAAATCCAGGCATCTTGTTTTGCTTGAGATACAATTAAGGAAGGGGCGTTAATAACGGTATTTCCAATTGTGAAAAAGAAAACAAGGATAAAAAATTGTAGAGTACTAATTTTTTCGTTTTCGAACATTATTACCACCCTTTTTACGAAAATAATGAGTAAAGGAAATTATTAAATGGTTTATAAACAAATGTGATAAAATCTAATGGTGTCGGTATTGAAACTTCTAATACATGTAATAGGGTGATCGCAACATTAAAAGCCATCAATAAACTGAAGACAAGTAAAGCTATCTTATCATTATTCCTTTTATATGAACGAAACCCAAAATAGAAGATAATGAAAAGGATCGGGAAATATAAAAGAATATCCATTGCTATCACACCTCTTAATTTTCAATAATACTTTGATTCATTGTTCCAGTTAAATCAATAGTTCCTTCTGCTGAATAGGATACTTTTACCGTTGGGAATAACTCTTCCCATTGATCTTTTAGCTTTTTCCACTGTTTAGGATATGATTTTCGAAATGTATTACCAAATCCCAAAATGTCACTTTTATATTTTTCTTGAGCTGCAACGACAGCGCTATTTAATATTTCTTTCTGGCGATCTTCTAAACTCTTCTCCAATTGTTCAATCGTTTTAGGATCTTGAAGGTCAATGTTGCACAAGACTTCAGCGACATTTACATTACTAGTGATCTTAAGTTCAAATTCAGGTTTACCATCTTTGTAGCTAGGAATAATCTCTGTTTCTGTCCCCATAATTTCAACAACTAGCTCACCAGCCGTTGGGCATTTAATTCTACCAACAGTACTTTGGACGTTATTCATAATGTAATTATACCCTTTACTTTCATCTTCGTTTAACCAACCGACTAGCTTATCTTCTTTAAAAACGCCAATTCCTTCATACTGTAGTAAACTATTTGGGTCTAGTGTTTCGACATTTTTTTTTGTTTTTCCTTCATTCTTGTTGCCTCTGAAAGTAATTCCGGTTAACACGCTTTCCATACCTTCAGTTGCAAAATTTCTAAGTAAATCATCTAAGTTAACAGCAACTGTAGGAGCCCAAGCAGATTGGGATAATTTTAAAGCAGAAAATTTTTCATTTGCAGGAATACGTTCAAACGGTGTCATTGTTTGCAGAACATCTTCAGCACTAGCACCGTCTCTTGCGACGACGATATAGAAATCAGATCTAAATTCATGATCTCTAAAGAGCATCTCAAGAAGGTCAAGAATTCCATCCCGAGCTAATGTCTCACCAATGACTGCAATCCGAAAATGCGGTAAATACACTTTTCTAGGAGATATCGTTGTAATTTTTCGAAACGCTTCAAAAACTGTTTCTGCTTCTTCTGAATAAACAGTCACAGGTGTAAAATAACTTGGTTCTTTTACTTCTTGTGGCAAAACAATTTGTACTGTTAGGCGAATATTTTTATCATCGACCTTATCTAGTCCTAGTGCCATGGCGATTCCTAAATCATTTAATTCTCGTTGATTCCAACATCCAGAAGACAAAATAGATAAAATAAGTAAAACTACACTCAATACTACTGGTTTTGTTTCATAGGCATATTTCCATCCTGTAATTAGGTTTTTGATTGATCTTGACCCATCATTTTTTGAGGCAAGCGAATAATTGTATCTCTCTGACTACGTAGTTTAAATGGACCAATGTTGTACATATAAGGGACAGTAAAAGATTTTAAATTAGCTAAATGGAGAATTAAAAACATAAGGCCAACGGCTATTCCGAAAAGGCCAAAAGACCCTGCTAAAAACATCATTGGAAATCTTAACAGCCGCATTGAAATACCAATACTATAGCCAGGCGCTACAAAGGAAGCGATAGCAGTAATCGCAACAACAATGATCATGGCGTTAGAAATAAATCCGGCTTCAACGGCAGCTTGGCCAATGACAAGACCACCGACAATTGACATCGTTTGACCAACCATTCTTGGCATCCGAAGCCCTGCTTCACGAAGAATTTCGAAAATGATTTCCATAAAAAGTGCCTCAAAAAAAGCTGGGAATGGAACTCCCTCCCGTTGTGCTGCTAGGCTTATTAATAAAACGGTTGGGATTGTTTCTTGGTGGAACGTTGTTAAAGCAATATAAAGAGATGGGGCTAGTAATGAAATCCCTAAACAAACTAATCTTAAAAAACGAATTAGCCCAAAATCTGATCGATTATAATAGTCTTCAGCAGCCTGAATAAAATGGTTAAAAAGGGCAGGAACTAGTAAGACAAAGGGGGTTCCATCAATTAAATGGCAATTCTCCCCTCTAATATTCCGGCAGCAATAACATCGGGACGTTCGGTATTGTAGACGGTTGGGAATGGCGAAAAGGTAGAGTCTTGGATAAATTCTTCAATGTATCCACTCTCTAAGATTCCGTTAGTGTCAATTTGATCTAGACGCTTCCGCACTTCATTTAAGATTTGCTCATCAACTGTTCCGTGGAGGAAGACCAACGATACGGAAGTCTTGGTGACGTGACCAATCTCTCTAGTTTCCAACCAGAGGTTTTGATCCTTTATTCGTCTGCGAATTAAGGCGATGTTAACGTTGATGTTCTCAACAAAACTATCTTTAGGCCCCCTAATAACCACTTGAGTCGTCGGTTCGGCTACCCCTCGTTCTTCCGATTTTCTCGTACTAGCTAGAAATGCTTCTTCTTGTCCATCGATGAAAATTGCTGTATCTCCTGACAGTAATGGGGGATACAAGGTTTGAAAATCATTAACATTACTTACTTCAGGATTCGCTAGTATTTTTTCTTTTAAGAATTCTAAATGAAAGTTTGTGTTATCGTGGCTTTCTAGTTTCAGCAGTGCTTCAATAATTGAATGTTCAATCATTTCTTTATCAGCTAGCCCATTAAAATAAACTAACCCAATGCTAATTTTTTCATTGACGTTTAAAAATCGAATAATAAGGTCAGTACTATTTCCTAGGTCACTTTTTATTTTGCTAATATTTTTTTGTGAACTTTTATCTAATGTAATTGTCATTTAATACACCGCTACTATTCACTAATTTTGTTAATGGTATCTTTTCCTCAAGATAGTAAACTATACCAATTCATTTCTGTGACAAAAGTTTTTTCAAATGATAAATGAAGACAGAGAAAAATATTCTAAATAAAGATCATATTTTTAGACTTCCTTAAAGAATATCTATAAAATGACTTATAAAGAAAGTGGTAGGGGTTGATCATATGGAGATGATTCAAGTTACTGACTTAAAGAAAT
Proteins encoded in this window:
- a CDS encoding Ger(x)C family spore germination protein, whose protein sequence is MEKINLVRVLMLLLLLSGCLGKEEINDLALVMAVGIDKGENGDIWITTQVARPADVRGTTGSAGGEPIWTATGEGKTIFEAIRNLAKFSSRRIYWGHNMIIVVSEEVAREGIVDIIDFFTRNNELRMRTWIVVTEKKANEIVAAKTGIEVVPGNAIDRLFRFSPIVAEAPRSNVMALSAGYVGEHVHPYLALVHLISRGVDEANPQEFGSIPQVELSGTAIFRKDKMVGKLNSRESRGFLWFTETVDDAIIPLTCPDEEGWVSVELRDNSFKLTPIYKEGKVSFEATIKSVAHLVELGCPTPLEHSEVTEKLAVQAEKYLKEDIEMMLDKVQKEYKVDALRLGRMFQAKYPQHWDKIKEDWEVMFPDVVVSVSVSVDINNPQLLENPTRPSKD
- a CDS encoding spore germination protein, which codes for MFENEKISTLQFFILVFFFTIGNTVINAPSLIVSQAKQDAWISSTISLGFGLCLVLFYCYLASKFPNKTIVQFSEIILGKIVGKIFSLFLIFFFLIIASLMIRQFGDFMTTIIMPETPSLAIHLLFLTIIVTGAYLGIETLGRSGEVILPTLLVLLALQFLFLFPELDIDNIKPIYENGFNPIMRGTISNIGIPYLQLIVILMIFPFVEDNKKAKNIFILGVFLGGVILIVIILYSILTLGVILSEIKYYPPYFMAQKISIGDIVERLEVLISGTWFITIFFKTTILLYAVNLGLSQVFNYKNSRPMIFGLSYLLLILTQFITPNVVYFNDFFKKIFPPYTLTFGFLFPLLLLSIYLIRRKNLFTYHSK
- a CDS encoding Ger(x)C family spore germination protein, with amino-acid sequence MSVVLLILSILSSGCWNQRELNDLGIAMALGLDKVDDKNIRLTVQIVLPQEVKEPSYFTPVTVYSEEAETVFEAFRKITTISPRKVYLPHFRIAVIGETLARDGILDLLEMLFRDHEFRSDFYIVVARDGASAEDVLQTMTPFERIPANEKFSALKLSQSAWAPTVAVNLDDLLRNFATEGMESVLTGITFRGNKNEGKTKKNVETLDPNSLLQYEGIGVFKEDKLVGWLNEDESKGYNYIMNNVQSTVGRIKCPTAGELVVEIMGTETEIIPSYKDGKPEFELKITSNVNVAEVLCNIDLQDPKTIEQLEKSLEDRQKEILNSAVVAAQEKYKSDILGFGNTFRKSYPKQWKKLKDQWEELFPTVKVSYSAEGTIDLTGTMNQSIIEN